A genomic region of Candidatus Cloacimonadota bacterium contains the following coding sequences:
- a CDS encoding MotA/TolQ/ExbB proton channel family protein, with amino-acid sequence MYVLVVVSIAVLAIVLEKYRQVSRLRRANEKLRYYLSQQDKLDNIRAVLRIHGPNSPLGMMLDKLYNSQTDDFRLIENSMESTANLELRKLEKGMGWLATLSAIAPLIGFLGTVMGMVSVFMNIQGQGQNSVDINTLAGGIWEALLTTVGGLVVGIPAIIFHNDLVEHMTNIAKDMQNQAIEHEIRYKKALEKEAQRP; translated from the coding sequence ATGTATGTCCTGGTGGTGGTGTCCATCGCCGTGCTGGCCATCGTTCTGGAAAAGTACCGTCAGGTTTCCCGCCTCCGCAGAGCCAACGAAAAGCTCCGCTATTACCTGTCTCAGCAGGACAAGCTTGACAATATCCGTGCCGTTTTGCGCATCCATGGGCCAAACAGTCCCCTGGGCATGATGCTGGACAAGCTTTACAACTCACAGACGGATGATTTCAGGCTGATAGAAAACAGCATGGAATCCACCGCCAATCTCGAGCTGCGCAAGCTGGAAAAAGGCATGGGATGGTTGGCTACCCTTTCCGCGATCGCGCCCCTGATCGGCTTTCTGGGCACTGTGATGGGCATGGTCAGCGTGTTCATGAACATCCAGGGCCAGGGCCAGAACAGCGTGGACATTAACACCCTTGCCGGCGGCATCTGGGAAGCGCTGCTCACCACGGTTGGCGGTCTGGTGGTGGGCATTCCGGCCATCATTTTCCACAACGACTTGGTGGAGCACATGACCAACATCGCCAAGGATATGCAAAACCAGGCCATCGAACATGAGATCAGGTATAAAAAAGCCCTGGAAAAGGAAGCGCAGCGGCCATGA
- a CDS encoding biopolymer transporter ExbD codes for MKLEISRQKISSTVLISMTDVIFLLLIFLLIASNFAAQTGLPFKLPGSVSQERQTRQVLHIQYLNEKNIVFLDKSYNLDTLGEALKSEFSNPEQVVRLSAEKTTPLQSVINLMDVVRGAGFERVFVATEPVTGP; via the coding sequence ATGAAACTTGAAATCTCGCGCCAGAAAATCAGCAGCACCGTGCTTATCTCCATGACCGACGTTATCTTCCTGCTGCTGATCTTCCTGCTCATCGCCTCAAATTTCGCCGCTCAGACGGGACTGCCTTTCAAGCTGCCGGGATCGGTTTCCCAGGAACGCCAGACGCGCCAGGTTCTGCATATACAGTATTTGAATGAGAAAAACATCGTCTTTCTGGACAAATCATACAACCTGGACACGCTGGGAGAAGCTCTGAAAAGCGAATTCAGCAATCCAGAACAGGTTGTGCGCCTGTCCGCGGAGAAAACAACGCCCCTGCAGAGCGTCATCAACCTGATGGACGTGGTGCGGGGAGCCGGTTTCGAGCGGGTGTTCGTTGCCACGGAACCCGTGACTGGTCCATGA